CTCATCGTCGTCGACGGCGTCGTCATGAACGTCGGCAACCTCGGGGAGCTCGGTGGACTCGACATCGAGTCGATCGAGGTGATCAAGGGGGCGGCCGGCGCGTCGCTCTACGGAACGACCGCGGCGAACGGCGTCATCACGATCAAGACCAAGCGCGGCGCGAACAGCGACGGCATCCAGTTCAACGCGCGCGAAGAATACGGCGTGAGCGACTTGAACAGCGCACGCTACGGCCAGCCGGTGAACCACCACCTGCAGCTCGACGAGACCGGCAAGCGCTTCTGTATCTCCGGCATCTCGACGCAGTCGCCCTGTTCGAAGACCGTCGATTTCATGACGGAAATCATGCGCATCAACAACGTCAACGCGGATACGAACCGTACGCCGCAGAACTTCCAGTGGAATGCGCTGAACAACACCGACGGCTCGCTGGAAAACGTCTTCCAGGCGAACATCTGGCCGGGCCGCTACTACAACACACTCGCACAGGTGTCCACGTCTGCCCCGACGCAACTCACCTCGGTCGACGCGACCGGCAAGATCGGTACGGTGCGCTTCTTCGCGAGCGGTCAGTACACGGACAACCGGGGCGCGCTCAAGAACCTCCAGGGCGACATCCAGAACCGTGCGCGCGTGAACCTCGACTACGACATCCGCAGCAACCTTCTCGTCTCGCTCAGCACGGTGTACGACAAGGAAACGATCGACCAGCGCGCGACGGACTTCGGCCTCTTCGGATCGCTGCTCCGCGGCGCGCCGGCTGGCACGAACTACCTCGCGGTCGACACGCTCGGTCGCCCGATTCTGCAGGGCGGCGGTTCGGGCATTCGCGGTACAGGCAACGGCGCCTCCGCGTTCCTGTATCCGTTCTCGGCGTCGACCGACCAGTTGGTCGCCGGGCGCTACATCGGCTCGCTCACGGCGACCTTCTTCCCGGCTGACTGGGTCACGTTCGACGGCACGTTCGCCTACGACAAGCGGTCGCGCTACAACAACTTCGACGAAGCGAAAGGCTTCCGGACGATCGGCATCAGCTCGTCGCAGAACTTCGGGCAGATGAGTATCTCGAACTTGAATACCGAAGCGATGAACGGCAGCTACGGCGCGCTGCTCCGAAAGAACCTCACGAACGACCTCACGGGCCGCTTGACGGTGCGCGGCCAGTTCGACCAGACGCGTTCGCTCAGCCAGTCCGGGTCGGGCCAGCAGTTCGTGGTCAAGGACGTGTTCACGCTGAGCAACACCAGCACACAGCAGACGGCGACGTCGAGCGGCTCGCTCATCAAGGACGTCGGATTCGTCACCGGCGGACAGCTCGACTACAAGGGCAAGTACATCGTCGACGGAACGTACCGCTATGACGGCAGCTCGCTGTTCGGAGCCGGAAACCGTTGGGCGCCGTTCGGCCGCGTCTCCGCGGTGTGGCGCGTGTCCGAGGAGTCGTTCTGGAAGGTTCCGCACATCACGGACTTCCGTCTCCGCGCGTCGCACGGCACGGCAGGCAACACGCCGTCGTTCAACGCGCAGTATGAGACGTACAACTGCAGCACGAGCGGATGTTCGTTGCAGCAGGCCGGTAACCGCAACCTCAAGCCCGAGACGACGGCGGAGACCGAGCTGGGCACCGACTTCACGCTGTTCAACCGCCTCGGCATCGAGCTCACGAAGGCCGACTCGAAGACGAAGAACCAGATCCTCAACGTTCCGACCCCGTCG
The nucleotide sequence above comes from Gemmatimonadaceae bacterium. Encoded proteins:
- a CDS encoding SusC/RagA family TonB-linked outer membrane protein yields the protein MTTRTTLHRARVVAASLLSLWLAVPVASAQAQAAVITGKVMSEFGQAVDQANVYINDLSISVGTNAQGMYTITIPAARVQGQAINLRVRAIGFQPGVIPIRVTAGTQTQNFTLKQDVNRLNEVVVTGSIEATERAKVPFAIGRVTSEELPVPQLDPMTSLEGKVAGVRIASTSGQPGSTPDIMLRGPTSLNLSGRSGNPLIVVDGVVMNVGNLGELGGLDIESIEVIKGAAGASLYGTTAANGVITIKTKRGANSDGIQFNAREEYGVSDLNSARYGQPVNHHLQLDETGKRFCISGISTQSPCSKTVDFMTEIMRINNVNADTNRTPQNFQWNALNNTDGSLENVFQANIWPGRYYNTLAQVSTSAPTQLTSVDATGKIGTVRFFASGQYTDNRGALKNLQGDIQNRARVNLDYDIRSNLLVSLSTVYDKETIDQRATDFGLFGSLLRGAPAGTNYLAVDTLGRPILQGGGSGIRGTGNGASAFLYPFSASTDQLVAGRYIGSLTATFFPADWVTFDGTFAYDKRSRYNNFDEAKGFRTIGISSSQNFGQMSISNLNTEAMNGSYGALLRKNLTNDLTGRLTVRGQFDQTRSLSQSGSGQQFVVKDVFTLSNTSTQQTATSSGSLIKDVGFVTGGQLDYKGKYIVDGTYRYDGSSLFGAGNRWAPFGRVSAVWRVSEESFWKVPHITDFRLRASHGTAGNTPSFNAQYETYNCSTSGCSLQQAGNRNLKPETTAETELGTDFTLFNRLGIELTKADSKTKNQILNVPTPSNLGFTNQWKNAGTLDNHTWELAANLPVITKRDFSWNMKGTWDRTRSYISELFVPEYFESGGTGQGTGNFFLITARKDIQDGVQVNQYGGIWGRKFYKTCSDMPASVQSQCGDGKAYQVNDQGWVVWVGDGNSWKDGITKNLWDTKLPAAQSPWNYPLYFGHPIVDRPLRGQPGEGTGNSHILGSAFPSFRFTWNNTLTYKRLTFYGLLDGTVGNHINNQGEGWGLLDFASNYFDQGSKTVETAKPVGYGWRVGGAEGAGDGGFYDLLGPNNYNTENGSYAKIRELSITYRLGRVRGLGGDWTLGVIGRNVFTFTKYSGYDPEVGVDGGNAGSGLINQVDAFGYPTLRTYTVSLSTRF